From a single Methylocystis echinoides genomic region:
- a CDS encoding single-stranded DNA-binding protein, translating into MTSRNLFVISGNVSQNPRRFGDNAPKTVLTVAVDDIWTDRETGERKKRTDFLTAYTFNKKIGDFVLAQVKPGYEVTIDGRIRSNSYEKGGDRIYSTDLEIIRIDAHPPRAEAGSGVPE; encoded by the coding sequence ATGACCTCTCGAAATCTCTTCGTCATTTCCGGAAACGTCTCGCAAAATCCACGTCGGTTCGGCGACAACGCGCCAAAGACCGTACTCACGGTCGCAGTCGACGATATTTGGACGGATCGCGAGACTGGAGAGAGAAAGAAGCGAACGGATTTCCTGACCGCCTATACGTTCAACAAGAAAATTGGCGACTTTGTCCTGGCGCAGGTAAAGCCAGGATATGAGGTCACGATCGACGGCCGCATCCGGTCAAACTCCTACGAGAAAGGCGGCGACCGGATCTATTCGACCGACCTGGAAATCATTCGCATCGATGCGCACCCGCCGCGAGCAGAAGCTGGCAGCGGCGTTCCCGAATGA
- a CDS encoding thermonuclease family protein, protein MIDATSFRDIETGAKYRLYGVDSCLPTQTANLNRQSWPCGAVAIAWLTNATLGKWVSCNALRETAGQRLSRCASSEHQDLAADMLKEGLAIVLPIAEGQEVRAYSQLQDQARKQYKGLWSSQFMMPWDLRAKQAGGSASSR, encoded by the coding sequence GTGATCGACGCGACGTCTTTTCGCGACATAGAGACCGGAGCAAAGTACCGGCTCTATGGCGTCGACTCCTGCCTGCCGACGCAGACCGCGAATTTGAATCGCCAATCCTGGCCTTGCGGCGCCGTTGCGATCGCCTGGCTCACGAACGCGACCCTCGGCAAATGGGTGTCCTGCAACGCTTTGCGGGAAACGGCCGGCCAGCGTCTATCCCGCTGTGCGTCGTCAGAGCATCAGGATCTCGCGGCCGACATGCTGAAAGAAGGCCTCGCGATTGTCTTGCCGATTGCTGAGGGCCAGGAGGTGCGCGCCTACAGCCAGCTGCAGGATCAAGCTCGCAAGCAATATAAGGGATTATGGTCCAGTCAGTTTATGATGCCGTGGGATTTGAGGGCTAAGCAGGCTGGAGGGTCGGCCTCAAGCCGCTGA
- a CDS encoding acyltransferase, translating to MGPNFDRVAGRIRALDELRGLAILAVVASHIALVFGPDLAAARVLSVPAFGVGVDLFFVISGFAASESARRLRLEADGAFWRGALAFWSRRILRIGLPAWVVIVLIALSQAHGISFGETADDLKAAAGFYANLYWAPCFDGAAGCGAPTATSHFWSLASEMQFYFAAPFLIALSPKVTALVCITTLAAGAVSERPWGGFWWTFRLDGFAVGVLLSIGLARRWPLPCFGKAIATFWLVAASILARVFGALASGSAIALVAIIFGHVVASAIQQRPKPREGSVLQRLGELSFSIYLVHLPIMSGTNEALGSLAPAILVLSIAAGLTLVLALLLEAILTRPAQILAKCFSRWVCDRAERTLTRVAL from the coding sequence ATGGGGCCAAATTTCGATCGCGTTGCGGGGCGGATACGCGCCCTCGATGAACTGCGCGGCCTCGCGATCCTGGCGGTCGTCGCGTCCCACATAGCTCTCGTTTTTGGGCCCGACCTAGCCGCAGCGCGCGTCTTGAGCGTTCCAGCGTTCGGCGTGGGGGTCGACTTGTTTTTTGTCATTTCGGGATTTGCGGCCTCCGAAAGCGCAAGGCGGTTGCGCTTGGAGGCGGATGGCGCCTTTTGGCGAGGCGCGCTTGCGTTCTGGAGCCGACGAATTCTTCGGATCGGTCTGCCGGCCTGGGTCGTGATCGTCCTGATCGCACTCTCTCAGGCGCACGGAATTTCGTTCGGCGAAACAGCAGACGATTTGAAAGCGGCCGCCGGCTTTTACGCAAATCTCTATTGGGCTCCCTGTTTTGATGGCGCGGCCGGCTGTGGCGCACCGACGGCCACCTCGCATTTCTGGTCGCTCGCGAGCGAAATGCAATTCTATTTTGCGGCGCCATTTCTCATCGCGCTGAGTCCTAAAGTGACGGCCCTGGTCTGCATCACCACTCTCGCCGCTGGCGCGGTGAGCGAACGCCCTTGGGGCGGCTTCTGGTGGACGTTCCGCCTCGACGGTTTCGCTGTGGGCGTCCTGCTGTCAATCGGCCTGGCGAGGCGATGGCCCTTGCCGTGCTTTGGCAAGGCCATCGCGACTTTTTGGCTCGTAGCTGCGTCAATTCTCGCGCGGGTGTTTGGGGCTTTGGCCTCAGGATCGGCGATCGCCTTGGTCGCGATCATATTTGGACATGTCGTCGCCTCGGCCATCCAACAAAGACCTAAGCCTCGGGAAGGAAGCGTGCTCCAAAGACTTGGCGAGCTATCTTTCTCGATCTATCTCGTGCATCTCCCGATTATGTCCGGGACCAACGAGGCGCTTGGCTCCCTGGCGCCGGCGATCCTGGTTCTGAGCATTGCGGCTGGTTTAACCTTGGTTCTTGCTTTGCTGCTCGAAGCGATCCTGACAAGGCCGGCGCAAATTCTGGCAAAGTGCTTCTCGAGATGGGTGTGCGACCGAGCCGAACGGACGCTGACGCGCGTCGCACTGTGA
- a CDS encoding helix-turn-helix transcriptional regulator, whose protein sequence is MAMPKQQEGEDRDSVATALFAIILQRKAKEYPNLKTFLDKIGMSMAAYYNLEKGIGNPTFWTIERTAKALNLTVWDMLGIDEKVMRAWLAGQNIDLDRLTQSVEARRQTRSKFGADQFAITPPASKPVERPAETKPSAADKPASASKAKATRKTKSRKRA, encoded by the coding sequence ATGGCGATGCCAAAACAACAAGAAGGCGAAGACAGAGATTCTGTCGCAACCGCCTTGTTCGCCATTATTTTGCAGCGAAAAGCCAAGGAATATCCCAACCTCAAAACCTTCCTCGACAAGATCGGCATGTCGATGGCCGCCTACTACAATTTGGAAAAGGGCATCGGCAATCCGACGTTTTGGACGATCGAACGGACCGCCAAAGCGCTGAACCTCACGGTTTGGGACATGCTCGGCATTGACGAGAAGGTCATGCGCGCCTGGCTCGCCGGCCAGAACATCGATCTCGACCGGCTGACGCAAAGCGTCGAGGCGCGACGTCAGACGCGCTCAAAATTTGGCGCAGATCAATTCGCAATCACCCCGCCGGCCTCGAAACCCGTCGAACGACCCGCTGAGACGAAACCGTCCGCCGCCGACAAGCCCGCTTCGGCGTCAAAGGCAAAGGCGACACGGAAGACCAAGTCGCGCAAGAGAGCCTAA
- a CDS encoding transglycosylase SLT domain-containing protein, giving the protein MRRAALLLLPLASTLAFASDCPNGDNLLKNNTPLSQLCSKGFGQFNPGSLQQAIGNQPNNVAMITAAAEQQGVPVDLALAVSYHESEGFNSCAGSDTGVKGPMQLTQRTGNSLGYNRDINEQNIMGGMKLLKQCDNKCGDTAFSCLSACYNGSPRPGEQAGWARGVQNAYGKLHSDPSLLASATSTCSSSGSNSSCPDAAGGVVASSATPNASTTLPSLGAPPAFASSDIVVAPTQI; this is encoded by the coding sequence ATGCGTCGGGCCGCTCTGCTTCTCCTGCCGCTCGCCTCTACGCTCGCCTTCGCGAGCGACTGTCCCAACGGCGACAATCTTCTCAAAAACAACACGCCACTCAGCCAGTTGTGTTCAAAGGGCTTCGGCCAGTTCAACCCCGGCTCGTTACAGCAGGCGATCGGCAACCAGCCGAACAATGTCGCGATGATCACCGCAGCCGCTGAGCAGCAGGGCGTGCCCGTCGATCTCGCGCTGGCGGTTTCCTATCACGAGTCGGAAGGCTTCAACTCCTGCGCCGGATCCGACACCGGCGTCAAAGGTCCGATGCAGCTCACGCAACGAACCGGAAACAGCCTCGGCTACAACCGTGACATCAACGAACAGAACATCATGGGCGGCATGAAGCTGCTCAAACAATGCGACAACAAGTGCGGCGATACGGCCTTTTCTTGTCTCTCGGCGTGCTACAACGGCTCGCCGCGGCCTGGCGAGCAGGCCGGCTGGGCGAGAGGCGTGCAGAACGCCTACGGAAAGCTCCACAGCGATCCTTCGCTTCTGGCCTCCGCCACGAGCACTTGCTCTTCCTCGGGCTCGAATTCGAGTTGCCCCGACGCCGCAGGCGGCGTGGTGGCGTCCTCGGCCACGCCGAACGCCTCGACGACGTTGCCGAGCCTCGGCGCACCGCCCGCGTTCGCCAGCAGCGACATCGTCGTGGCGCCAACGCAAATCTGA
- a CDS encoding helix-turn-helix domain-containing protein produces the protein MRALALDRSERQLVECLAVCFGEQQLAHGLLCWPSNAQIEKKTGMSERTIRRTIVKLRERGLIVMRDSANGKRFPISNAEGEIVDARGFDLTPLHARAAEFAERARALDIEDRVRRQLRDDLTAAHNALFDLCAEDPSGAYAEILARSKGVATPLKDATPEEFAAAIEAYVALTEQAREIRYRRDHSTQTPRSAGHPGRHSEQNPKPYIEDCNASRLNSVTPFDQSRDSGNEAYREKRGGDVRRSERTLEAADRAIPKDLPLWLAACPELSEWGTVTTIERAATLGAQFIRACGLARHAFDAASTRLGVVNAGLLALFVVQRHADGEQRGGTPIRSPGGLFVMLAREIERGRHPLERELVAMRRRRERNGRR, from the coding sequence GTGCGTGCGCTCGCCCTCGACCGCAGCGAACGTCAGTTGGTCGAATGCCTTGCGGTTTGCTTTGGCGAGCAGCAGCTGGCGCATGGCCTGCTATGCTGGCCGTCGAACGCGCAGATCGAGAAGAAAACCGGCATGAGCGAGCGCACGATCCGTCGGACGATCGTAAAGCTTCGCGAGCGCGGTCTGATCGTGATGCGCGACAGTGCCAATGGGAAGCGCTTCCCGATCTCGAACGCCGAAGGCGAGATCGTCGACGCTCGTGGTTTCGATCTGACGCCGCTGCACGCCCGCGCCGCGGAATTTGCGGAGCGCGCTCGCGCCCTCGATATTGAAGATCGTGTGCGCCGGCAGCTCCGCGACGACCTCACGGCCGCCCACAACGCGCTGTTCGACCTGTGCGCCGAGGATCCGTCCGGCGCCTATGCGGAGATTCTGGCGCGCTCGAAGGGCGTGGCGACACCTTTGAAGGACGCCACGCCAGAGGAATTTGCCGCGGCGATCGAAGCCTATGTTGCGTTGACCGAGCAAGCTCGCGAAATCCGCTATCGGCGCGATCATTCCACTCAAACGCCCCGCTCTGCCGGCCATCCTGGCCGTCACTCAGAGCAAAATCCCAAACCCTATATCGAAGATTGCAACGCCTCTCGCCTCAACTCCGTAACGCCATTCGACCAGTCCCGCGACTCCGGCAATGAGGCTTATCGAGAAAAGAGGGGCGGCGACGTTCGGCGAAGCGAACGGACGCTGGAGGCGGCCGACCGAGCCATCCCCAAGGACCTCCCGCTCTGGCTCGCCGCCTGCCCTGAGCTATCCGAATGGGGAACAGTCACGACGATCGAGCGCGCGGCGACCCTGGGGGCTCAATTCATTCGGGCCTGCGGCCTCGCTCGCCACGCTTTTGACGCGGCCTCGACGCGTCTCGGAGTCGTCAACGCCGGCCTACTTGCCCTCTTTGTCGTTCAGCGTCATGCCGATGGGGAACAACGCGGCGGCACGCCGATACGCTCTCCGGGAGGGCTATTCGTCATGCTCGCCCGCGAGATTGAGCGTGGCCGCCATCCGCTCGAGAGGGAGCTGGTCGCCATGCGCCGCCGGCGCGAGCGCAATGGGCGCCGATGA
- a CDS encoding single-stranded DNA-binding protein → MFDFARFHILGRVGKIKTFEKNIRVSIAANASYKKDGQWVDETDWNEIVIFDKNTRQYVTENVESGDYVRAQGRLRQNSFKRDGETVYVVELICDEFSRAPKKKAAESAAA, encoded by the coding sequence ATGTTCGACTTCGCCCGCTTCCACATCCTCGGCCGCGTCGGCAAGATCAAGACCTTCGAGAAGAACATCCGCGTGTCGATCGCCGCCAACGCCTCCTACAAGAAGGACGGCCAATGGGTGGACGAGACCGACTGGAACGAGATCGTGATTTTCGACAAGAACACGCGTCAATATGTGACCGAAAACGTCGAATCCGGCGACTACGTCCGCGCGCAGGGTCGCCTGCGCCAGAACAGCTTCAAGCGCGACGGCGAGACCGTCTATGTGGTCGAGCTGATCTGCGACGAGTTTAGCCGCGCCCCGAAAAAGAAGGCCGCCGAATCTGCGGCCGCGTGA
- a CDS encoding DUF1772 domain-containing protein, with protein sequence MFGLLALVTAATFFGAAFYVSFAEQPARLGLDDRAALAQWGPAYKRGFAMQASLAMISGVLGAAAWWTTGVMTWVFGAIFIIANWPYTLIVIMPVNHRLEASLSTGASSDTRLLLTRWGRLHAGRSVLGAVATSLYLIAALQVGHSTC encoded by the coding sequence ATGTTTGGATTGCTTGCGCTCGTGACGGCTGCAACCTTCTTCGGGGCTGCCTTTTATGTAAGCTTTGCCGAGCAGCCAGCAAGGCTGGGTCTCGATGACCGGGCCGCTCTGGCGCAATGGGGTCCGGCCTACAAGCGCGGCTTTGCTATGCAAGCTTCGCTTGCGATGATTTCCGGCGTGCTCGGCGCCGCCGCGTGGTGGACAACTGGGGTCATGACTTGGGTTTTCGGCGCGATTTTTATCATCGCAAATTGGCCTTATACACTGATCGTGATCATGCCCGTTAATCATCGCCTCGAAGCATCGCTTTCGACCGGGGCGTCTAGCGACACAAGGCTGCTTCTCACGCGTTGGGGCCGCCTCCATGCGGGCAGATCCGTTCTTGGGGCCGTGGCGACGTCGCTATATCTGATTGCCGCCCTGCAAGTCGGCCATAGCACCTGCTAA
- a CDS encoding AAA family ATPase encodes MASNGKRRVALIANEKGGVGKSVFTRALVDWLRTQGERVLAFDADGSIGATIRVLGTREAEGSLSKTQDPAVGIGFYNGRSDNECNVLLDSIASNDPLYIHDLAGGLLADLTKIVDDGEGLSGLLDAFATHGCRLTVFHVISPDIGSAQSVARWLDLTGASVDHVAVVNLKHGKPPSDFPFWFGFRDAKGETKGGGTRRRLLQEGGFEIEFPSLQSGTFAKLDAENIRFSHAQAVGLLTITEQAHVAKFQRDFAAMIAPALPLLGLEGP; translated from the coding sequence ATGGCGTCGAACGGCAAGCGGCGGGTGGCGTTGATCGCCAACGAAAAAGGCGGCGTTGGCAAGTCCGTGTTCACCCGCGCTTTGGTGGATTGGCTGCGAACGCAGGGAGAGCGCGTCCTTGCCTTCGACGCGGATGGCTCGATCGGCGCAACCATCCGCGTGCTTGGGACGCGCGAGGCGGAAGGGTCCCTGTCCAAGACCCAGGATCCCGCGGTCGGGATCGGCTTCTACAATGGCCGCAGCGACAACGAGTGCAACGTTCTGCTCGACTCGATCGCCTCCAACGATCCGCTTTACATCCACGATCTCGCCGGCGGGCTGCTCGCCGACTTAACGAAGATCGTCGACGACGGCGAGGGCCTCTCCGGCCTGCTCGACGCCTTCGCGACGCATGGCTGTCGGCTGACGGTGTTCCACGTGATCTCGCCCGACATCGGTTCCGCGCAATCCGTCGCCCGCTGGCTTGATCTCACCGGCGCGAGCGTCGACCATGTCGCCGTCGTCAATCTGAAGCACGGCAAGCCGCCAAGCGACTTTCCCTTCTGGTTCGGGTTCCGCGACGCCAAGGGCGAGACCAAGGGCGGCGGCACGCGGCGTCGCCTGCTGCAGGAAGGCGGGTTCGAAATTGAGTTCCCCTCGCTGCAGAGCGGCACCTTCGCCAAATTAGACGCAGAAAACATTCGCTTCTCGCACGCGCAAGCGGTCGGCTTGCTGACGATTACCGAACAGGCGCATGTCGCGAAGTTTCAGCGTGATTTCGCGGCGATGATTGCGCCGGCCCTCCCGCTGCTTGGGCTGGAAGGCCCCTGA